A genomic window from Silene latifolia isolate original U9 population chromosome Y, ASM4854445v1, whole genome shotgun sequence includes:
- the LOC141628546 gene encoding uncharacterized protein LOC141628546 → MAEATYRLEEDEDRRNLYATESSSRKIITEKKNERAKPYGKNTVNKVSGKTESTETPPKLSEYGFTTGLDWVLKAISELGQRARWPKKPTPRENDIRDASKRCEYHNDIGHNTKDCVVLRKEVKYLYSAGCLDHLLPKEAKSGKVNTADQAQPSPPPPYSKVASVITRGSEICGLTYSAAKRHATETKGDKPEFSLRFRKQDLPAISFDEANGPDEVEHHHDAFIITLYIVNYLVKKILVDTGSSMNQIILETLKNMGFSEKDLVDKAVPLVGFSGDTKQSLGEIVIPTFAGGMNKQVRYLVIDGPSTYNVILCKPCIHKIKAVPSTYHQSLKFATPWGYRRYEEIKI, encoded by the coding sequence ATGGCAGAGGCTACTTATCGCctagaggaggatgaggatagaaGGAATCTATATGCAACAGAGTCGTCCAGCAGAAAAATCATAAcagagaaaaagaatgaaagagctAAACCCTACGGCAAGAACACAGTGAACAAAGTTTCAGGAAAAACAGAGAGCACCGAGACTCCACCTAAGCTCAGCGAGTATGGGTTCACCACTGGACTTGATTGGGTATTGAAGGCAATCAGCGAGCTAGGGCAGAGGGCAAGGTGGCCCAAGAAGCCTACTCCCAGGGAGAACGACATAAGAGATGCCAGCAAAAGGTGTGAATACCACAACGATATTGGCCATAATACAAAAGATTGTGTAGTACTACGAAAGGAAGTAAAGTACCTCTACAGTGCTGGATGCTTGGATCACCTTCTCCCCAAGGAGGCGAAATCTGGAAAGGTCAATACTGCTGACCAGGCCCAACCATCCCCACCTCCACCTTACTCAAAGGTCGCGAGCGTCATCACAAGGGGGTCGGAGATATGTGGTCTCACTTATTCAGCAGCAAAGCGCCATGCAACCGAGACTAAAGGAGATAAACCAGAGTTCTCCCTCAGGTTCCGCAAACAGGATCTACCAGCAATCTCATTCGACGAGGCAAACGGACCTGATGAGGTAGAACACCACCATGACGCCTTCATCATTACCCTTTATATAGTGAATTACCTTGTTAAAAAGatattggtagatacaggaagctctaTGAATCAAATAATACTGGAAACCTTGAAGaacatggggttcagcgagaaaGACCTGGTGGACAAGGCAGTACCCTTGGTAGGCTTCAGCGGAGATACTAAACAATCCCTTGGAGAAATAGTGATACCTACCTTTGCAGGGGGTATGAACAAACAGGTACGGTACTTGGTTATTGATGGTCCGTCAACTTATAACGTGATACTTTGCAAGCCCTGTATCCACAAAATTAAAGCGGTACCATCAACGTACCATCAGAGCCTGAAGTTCGCTACACCCTGGGGGTATAGGAGATACGAGGAGATCAAAATATAG